A stretch of the Siniperca chuatsi isolate FFG_IHB_CAS linkage group LG24, ASM2008510v1, whole genome shotgun sequence genome encodes the following:
- the LOC122872363 gene encoding homeobox protein engrailed-1-like isoform X1, producing the protein MEEQKEPNSGRDSTEEESMSLSPNLPSPPIILPHQAAQQAHRTTNFFIDNILRPDFGCRKEPSYRDRSQTPGRENVNPLGARPHAGSLCLDSNCSSDSTSSSPSSSSSTSSSPSSKQNSSKQGEPASNGTGRYAADMSGSNGGSLPITKESQAMLWPAWVYCTRYSDRPSSVSTPGPRTRKLKKKKSTKEDKRPRTAFTAEQLQRLKNEFQANRYITEQRRQSLAQELNLNESQIKIWFQNKRAKIKKASGYKNGLALQLMAQGLYNHSTTTVQEDKEDSE; encoded by the exons ATGGAAGAGCAAAAGGAGCCCAACAGCGGCCGGGACTCGACCGAGGAGGAGAGCATGTCCCTGTCGCCAAACCTCCCATCCCCTCCTATTATTTTACCCCACCAGGCCGCCCAGCAAGCCCACAGAACCACGAACTTTTTCATAGACAACATCCTCCGGCCGGACTTCGGCTGCAGAAAGGAGCCGAGCTACCGCGACCGGAGCCAGACGCCGGGCAGAGAAAACGTCAACCCGCTGGGAGCGAGGCCGCACGCCGGCAGCCTCTGCCTGGACTCCAACTGCAGCAGCGACAGCACCTCGTCGTCGCCCTCCTCCTCGTCGTCCACGTCCTCGTCGCCTTCGTCCAAGCAGAACTCGTCGAAACAGGGCGAACCGGCGAGCAACGGGACTGGCAGATACGCCGCAGACATGAGTGGCAGCAATGGAGGATCTCTGCCCATAACGAAAGAAAGCCAGGCGATGTTGTGGCCCGCTTGGGTTTACTGTACACGATACTCGGACCGGCCCTCATCTG TTTCCACACCAGGCCCAAGGACACGgaaactgaaaaagaagaagagcacAAAGGAGGACAAGCGGCCCAGGACAGCGTTCACGGCCgagcagctgcagagactgaAAAACGAGTTCCAGGCCAACCGGTACATAACGGAGCAGCGGAGACAGTCTCTGGCCCAGGAACTCAACCTGAACGAGTCCCAAATTAAAATCTGGTTCCAGAATAAGAGGGCCAAGATCAAAAAGGCCAGCGGCTACAAGAACGGCCTGGCCCTGCAGCTCATGGCTCAAGGACTGTACAACCATTCAACGACCACTGTGCAGGAGGACAAGGAGGACAGTGAATGA
- the LOC122872363 gene encoding homeobox protein engrailed-1-like isoform X2: MEEQKEPNSGRDSTEEESMSLSPNLPSPPIILPHQAAQQAHRTTNFFIDNILRPDFGCRKEPSYRDRSQTPGRENVNPLGARPHAGSLCLDSNCSSDSTSSSPSSSSSTSSSPSSKQNSSKQGEPASNGTGRYAADMSGSNGGSLPITKESQAMLWPAWVYCTRYSDRPSSGPRTRKLKKKKSTKEDKRPRTAFTAEQLQRLKNEFQANRYITEQRRQSLAQELNLNESQIKIWFQNKRAKIKKASGYKNGLALQLMAQGLYNHSTTTVQEDKEDSE; the protein is encoded by the exons ATGGAAGAGCAAAAGGAGCCCAACAGCGGCCGGGACTCGACCGAGGAGGAGAGCATGTCCCTGTCGCCAAACCTCCCATCCCCTCCTATTATTTTACCCCACCAGGCCGCCCAGCAAGCCCACAGAACCACGAACTTTTTCATAGACAACATCCTCCGGCCGGACTTCGGCTGCAGAAAGGAGCCGAGCTACCGCGACCGGAGCCAGACGCCGGGCAGAGAAAACGTCAACCCGCTGGGAGCGAGGCCGCACGCCGGCAGCCTCTGCCTGGACTCCAACTGCAGCAGCGACAGCACCTCGTCGTCGCCCTCCTCCTCGTCGTCCACGTCCTCGTCGCCTTCGTCCAAGCAGAACTCGTCGAAACAGGGCGAACCGGCGAGCAACGGGACTGGCAGATACGCCGCAGACATGAGTGGCAGCAATGGAGGATCTCTGCCCATAACGAAAGAAAGCCAGGCGATGTTGTGGCCCGCTTGGGTTTACTGTACACGATACTCGGACCGGCCCTCATCTG GCCCAAGGACACGgaaactgaaaaagaagaagagcacAAAGGAGGACAAGCGGCCCAGGACAGCGTTCACGGCCgagcagctgcagagactgaAAAACGAGTTCCAGGCCAACCGGTACATAACGGAGCAGCGGAGACAGTCTCTGGCCCAGGAACTCAACCTGAACGAGTCCCAAATTAAAATCTGGTTCCAGAATAAGAGGGCCAAGATCAAAAAGGCCAGCGGCTACAAGAACGGCCTGGCCCTGCAGCTCATGGCTCAAGGACTGTACAACCATTCAACGACCACTGTGCAGGAGGACAAGGAGGACAGTGAATGA